From the Motacilla alba alba isolate MOTALB_02 chromosome 1, Motacilla_alba_V1.0_pri, whole genome shotgun sequence genome, the window TTGTGCAGCTGCTCATTGAAAATGGAGCTGACATTAAAGCTCAAGATTCTCTGGGTATGTGCTGTGGGGCTCAGTGAATTGCATAGAGTGGATCTGGACGTTTTAATTCAGGCTGTCATCCATGCATGCAAATATTCTTCTCTCACTAGAAACAGCTGTGGGATGAgggatatgaggaaaaaaaaagccatcagtCCATTCTCTATCtttgcacagggctgggctATTCCAGAAACTTCATCCTGTCTGCTTCCTTCATAGGTAACACTGTTCTTCACATCCTGGTTCTCCAACCTAATAAGACGTTTGCCTGCCACATGTACAGCCTGATACTTTCCTATGACAGGAACAAAGAGGGACCAGGGTCTCTTGAACTGATTCCTAACAATGAGGGGCTTAGTCCATTCAAACTGGCTGGAGTTGAGGGCAACACTGTGGTGAGTTTGTGTGACACTGGTACCTCTGTTCAAAAGAATGGACACCTTAAAATAACATCATTGAGAGCAAGGGTGTTTGTGCATGTTCTGAGTGGGTAGGAGATActtaacaagattttttttttcccagaagtcTTATGTAGGTCTCAAAAACCCTTTATAAGAAATTTCTTTATCCTAATGAAAGAAATGAGTGCTTAAAGAACAgatatttttccccaatttttggACCATTTGAGTTAAACAGGTGTTAACAGACACATTTAACCCAAGTAATTTTTTGAAAGGCTCGCAGAAATTATTGTCTTGTTTATCTAGATTTCATTACTTTAAGTGTGACACATGGGAAACCTCTTCAGGTACCCACAGGCATTTTTTCACAGACAAAATCTTAGAATTTAATGTAAACCCTCATCCTTCCACTCACTGAAAAGTCAAAGTTGGTTAGTGTTTCTTCTGTAGATTCACAAGGGACAGGATCATTTCCCTTGTCACACCTCTTTTCTGATGTCTTGTAGAAGagtattaaaacattttttttctaatcaacATGTAATTCCATCTGAAGTCTATTGTCAGGAAATATAACTGTGTCAAGTAACTTTAGTAGTTTGATTAGAGTAAAAATAACTCATCCTTTGCGTCAAGCATGAACTAATAATCAAATGGGAatcagaaaaatttcttccactTCTTAACCTGCTGTAATTGTTCCCAAGAGATATGAGAACTACAACAGCTACCAAATTCAAGGAAAACACGTAATAGTTGAGGGTTTTGAACAACTGTATTTGTTCTCATTGCAAATACACTATATACTGGGAAGTTTCTGATATCCTTGcctccttcttttctcctcagaTGTTTCAATACCTTATGCAGAAGCGGAAGCAGAATCTCTGGTCCTTTGGCCCCTTGAGCACCGTGCTGTATGATATCACAGAGATTGACTCCTGGGCTGAAGATCAGTCCTTCCTCGAGCTCATAGTATCCACCAAGAAGAGAGAGGTACTGCACTGCATGCACTCTGTGTGCAGACCATGGTGATTATAGACGGGGAAGAATGATGAGTTTGAAGGTTCAAGCTCACTGATACAATCCATAGAGCAAGAACTTTGTACCATGAGCTGCAGAGGACACATGAAGTATAGGAGTTTATTAATGGTCTGGCTTCATCTGATGCTTTACATACAGTTTCTTCTGAGGTGTGAAAATTGAAGGTTATTGAAAGAACAAACTACAGAAAAAAGTCTTCTCTCAGCAGGCTCAAAGATACGCTAAGAACCTGTAGAGTAGCTCTAGCAAGTATCTTCCTGTACCTGTGATACTGATTAACTCTCACAATATCCCTGTGAGACAGGAGTACATTCAGAAATCCTAAACTGGAGTGCCTTTAAAAACCACTCACTGTTATTATTCCCTTCATTTAATGACAGGTTATGACTCAAAACAAAGTGGGCAAATTATCTCTGCTGTAGGCTCAAAAGCTTGTAAAGGGATTAATAAGACAAAAGTATCTGAGTGTAATGGTGAGCTTTGATAGATCTCCCTAGGACTTTCAAGGTACACAGCCCTATCAGTTGTAATGACCTTAAATAACCCTAACAGGACAGGAAATGAATCAGAAGACACTTCAATTAGCACAGTTCTGCCCATCCTGTATTATTTTCATCTATCAAAATTTTAGTCTAACCTTTCTAACTAAAGTTTGTGCTTCTGGAGAGCTTTGCTGTGGAGCTGCCGTGTCCATAGAGCtcttatttgcttttctgtgaaatCCTCTAAATTTCCATGAGTGGGGATACATACAGAAATCCAGGGAGAAGCAGTCCATGTCAAAAAATATAACAGGCTTAGAAGTTGTCCACTTCAGAAGACTAAACCGTAATtctaaaaagaaagcagaatattGGGCCTCTCTTATCCCAAAACATTCATATAGTGCATGCAGATCCAAGAATCCTAATTTCAGAAGATAAGATGTCTCCAAATATCAAGAGATATAatgatttgttttccagaatCCTCTTGCTTCTATGCAGTTGTAATTTTTTGATGCATAACTGGTAATTCTTTTTTGGAATTGATATGTTTGGCCCAAAATGTTTGCTGTCTCTCTAGAAGAATGCCACGTGTGACCCCATCCCATCATCCCCTCGCAGTTCAATAATGTACTAGAGAAGCACCTTTAGCCCCCAGACAGAAGTAGGTTCCTCTTGTATTAAGGGGAATGCATACACACATAGGTACTAAGATATATTTTCTGATCCTGAAGTGgttgaaaagtaaaaaagtagATGGCAACTAAGCTACGGGAAGATTATAGTAAGCTTCAAACCTGTATTATCCCTTTGAAAATGACATTTACTCTTCTATGCAAAGAATTTTAGAATACTGACTTCTGCAGAAAACCAGAACACCCATAGGTGGATTCTCTCTCATGCAGTTTTGATCCTTTATGATGTTTCATAGGCCATTCAAGAGTTTTGTTGGAGTCATGTCCATTTATAGAAACATTCCCTGCACTTTGTGCACTCAGCAATTTTTGGCTGACTTAGAGGAAACAGGGCATTGTAGCAAGACAAGAAAAACATCCAGAGTGcattaagtaatttttcttttaagtaacCCAGTCACAACAATTTGACTCACATTTTCCTCTCACTTACTGCAGTGGTCCCCTAAACAACAGAAAGTAAGtctagaaatatttaataaaagtaTGTGGCTCAAATTCGTAAGTACACCTGTCTCTCCTACTTGTGCTCTGCCAGTCTTTTAGTATAAGCTGAAGGCTTGGTATAGGCAATTCAGTTAGTTATCACCTAGATAATAAGGCAGAAACTTAAAAGGCAGTATTTTTACATAAGCTGTAGAGTGTCAGACAAGTACAAATATCTTCTAGAAAAAATGTTTcggttttcttattttaaaatgcctgaTACAGAAACTTGTGTTGTTGTCCTAACAGGAATATTCTGTCATCCTCAGTTCTATGTTCCTACACAGAGGACAAATTTATTCCAGTATCTAATATGCTTTTCTTGTATTTCCCATTGGTACTTAACAGCTGTTCTCTGCaggatatatttattttttccgAAGCTTCTTATTGTCAGACTGAGCAAATCCAATGCCCACTAGATCACTCCACTTTTGCAAAGTAAATTCAGTTTCATAATGCTGAATAGGGCAGATGAGAATAGTTTTTTAACACTCTGTCAGGAAAATTTGTGAATGCTGTTTATGAAACAGTGCACTTTTGGCAATTAATTCCTTGTTCCTCTCTTCCTCAGGCACGCCAGATCTTGGACCTAACACCTGTGAAGGAGCTGGTGAGCCTGAAGTGGAACATGTATGGTCGTCCCTATTTCTGTTTCCTGGCCTTATTCTACATCCTCTACATGGTCTGCTTCACCATGTGCTGCGTCTACCGGCCTCTGAAACCCCGCACAGGCAACAgaaccagcagcagggacaacaCAGTCTATGTCCAGAAAATGCTTCAGGTACTGTGACTGTAGGAGTCCGAGCCCCCATTGGGCAATTCCTATCTAACCTACTTAACTGGAAAAGCCAATCCTTGCCCAGTCCTCAGCTGTTGCTGCTGTCCTCCTCCCTTCTTTCAGCCAGCTGACCTTTGTCAGGGAGGAATAGGAGGTGTGCTCTGTTCTCCATTGCTGTGGCTGGGCTGGTTCCTCTGGCATTGCCAGATCTACTCATGTTTATTATAAGTAACAACAGGCTTTCTTCTCCCCCCTcctcttttaaaatttactttcactttatttaaaattcaattttaattttcaataattttttttcaggaatcaTATGTGGCATATGAGGATGAGCTGAGGCTGGTGGGGGAGCTGATCACAGTCATTGGAGCTGTAGTAATTTTGGTCCTTGAGGTAAGAGAAACAGCTATACAGATTCAAGTTTCATCAAGGCAGATTTTGCTTACTAGGCAAACATGGATTTGTGCTCACTACTTGGTAGGGCTTATTTGCTTAGTCTGAATGCTTCAATATATGTCTATGGCAATACACATTGCCAACAGTATCTATTAGATGAGACAGAGACTGTGGCAATGTCCTGGTAAGACTCCAGGTGCGGAAGAAGCAATTAGAAGGATTGGTCGCACTCTCAAGTACTGTCTGCAGGGTAATCCACAGTTCCTGTAGCACCGTCCATGGTCCAGATAACTCCCAGATGTTGCTTCACCCAGCACCCATAAATATTCCTGTGTTTAGGGGTGCTGGGTGAAGTGGTTTCTGTGCATAAACAGAAAAGTTTGCATTTAATTGGAGATCAGTTACTCTATAGACTTGTAACAGGAGCCTTTCTCAACTACCCCCCACTTGATTTTATTATACTAGCAAATAGAAGATTGAAACTTTTTTGAGAAAACTCAGAAGATGATGACAGGAagaactggaaataaaacaggTCTTGTAAACAGCTTTCTGCCTATatggggtgcatcaggcacagtGTAACCAGCTGGCCAAAGGAAGTGATtgcccctctctgctctgcactggtgtGACCTCAGCTTGAGTGCAGTGTGCAGTTTTGATTCTATGGTATGTTCTAGAAGGACAAATCCTTCTTCCTGTGCTTAGTCAGGACTCCGGGGCTAAGGCTACAACCAGCACAGTGTGAATTATAACAAACTCCTTTGATTCCCCAAGAAGgtcttttttgtctttgttacTGAGGCACCTCTCTGTGACAAGTCTCTCAATCTGCCCAAGCATTCTTAGATTTTAAAGTAGCATAGGAATTGATCCATCAAAGGAGATGTGGCTGACCCTAAGAACCTGTGAATATTGGTGGTTGCCGTGACATTTAGTGGTGTTGTGGAAACTGTCTGAGTCCTTAAGTTTACAGGTTGTCTCTCTTAGATTCCAGATATCCTTAGAGTTGGAGCAGCGAAATACTTCGGACAAACAATCCTAGGAGGGCCTTTCCACATAATTGTGTAAGTAGAGAACATAATAAGTCTAATAAATACATTGTCTATCATTTTCCCCACTGCTCTCTTTTGCCAGATAAGTCACTTTCTCCGTTTTTTTAGAGTATTCTTTCTCTGGGTTTATTTCTCTTAATGGCTCGACTAATATTTCCTTTACTGAACTTCTTTTTGCTGTCTCTTCTTCCTTGCAGCATCACATATGCTTGCATGATCCTGGTGACCATGGTGATGCGTCTCACCAGCACAACTGGGGAGGTGGTGCCCATGTCCTTCGCCCTGGTGCTGGGGTGGTGCAACGTCATGTACTTCGCTCGGGGCTTCCAGATGCTAGGACCTTTCACCATCATGATCCAGAAGGTGTGAGACACAAACAAATACAGGTTATCCTGGCACCTCTTTGCAGATGGGGAGAACTGTAAGaatacttttttccctcctcaggACTATTTGCTTAATTTCACATTCATGTCAAATGGACAGGTTCTTGTCTGCACAGAGCGTTTTAGAACTTTCACATTCTCTTCAGTGCAAAGGTTTCCTTTAGTTCGCTCATGGTCTCAGAATCTGGAGAAAGGTTTACATGGGGTGGCACTGTGCCTTGGTGGAACAGCTGGGCCTCATGGTGGCTCTGTCTTTGCTCTACAGATGATATTTGGAGATCTCATGCGCTTTTGCTGGCTCATGGCTGTGGTGATATTGGGCTTTGCATCAGGTGAGTCTACGAAGAGAAAATAATCATATGTTACCCCTGCCAACTGCTTTGGCAGGAACTAAGAGTGTGTGTTTTGATTGAATCTCTGATCGACTTCTGAATAGCTGGGAAAACTGATGATGATGTTTAGCTTCTGTTTCCTCTGAGCGTGGTCACTTTCCCAGTACTGACTTCAGTTCTCAAACCATGAGTTCGGTTTTCAATTCTTGCTCTTTCCAGGGTAATAGAAACTAGGATAATTCAGATAATTCCATATATTATTAAGTCAACATTTAAGAACATACTGCATTTATGATATTTGTCTATGGAAAATTTGATTAACACACATAGCTTTATTATATCCTTGAGGATGAAAAAAGTCACTACTTTGAGAAAtgaataaatcaaataaatgagaaataaataatcaaagTAATTTTGGGTCATTTTATCATGGAGACCAGTGATTCTAATCAGGGATTTGTCCTTGCATAGAAGCACATGCAGGTTCTGCCTAGACCGTTTTTTTGGTCAGAATCTCTTATAGAATTCTGTTATTCCTCCTGGAATGTGATTCCTGTTGTTAAACTCTCTTTTTTACTCCTGATTTCTCTCTTCCAGCTTTTTACATCATCTTCCAGACGGAGAACCCTGAAAACCTTGGGCAGTTCTACAACTATCCCATGTCCTTGTTCACCACTTTTGAGCTGTTCCTCACTATCATTGATGGCCCTGCAAACTATGATGTGGACCTGCCCTTTATGTACAGTGTGGTGTACTTTGCTTTCGCCATCATTGCCACCCTCCTTATGCTCAACTTGTTAATTGCCATGATGGGTGACACCCACTGGAGAGTGGCCCATGAGCAGGATGAGCTCTGGAGAGCCCAGGTAATCTAGTTAAGGTGGGCATTCCTACCTTATTTCAAATAGCAGCTAGAAGCCCATCAGCCTTTCTGTCCATGCTGCGTCTCCCTAGAAGTTTGTTCCCTATGGATGGAATCTCTTGTTAAATAGAATTTAagttgcatctttttttttttttttttttttttttttttttttgcaaagcacATTGCTGTGTAACTGAGAGCTAAATTATAATTATAGGGATCGAATGAGTGGTGATAGAACACTAGGTAATGGTTACAGGAAGGCCAGAAATGTCTTTTGATCCACTAAGAGAAGTTGGCCTGACTGTCTTGGTCAAAAGGCAAACACACTCAACCAGTTCTATAGCTAATCAACAGGAAAtccatttcctctgcttttctgtgagAAAGAAGTCAGAAAATGGTAACATGTGGTCATG encodes:
- the LOC119705762 gene encoding transient receptor potential cation channel subfamily V member 6-like isoform X2 codes for the protein MKSIYSSRKGAVGETALHVAAMYDNLEAAVALMEAAPELINERMTSELYEGQTALHIAAANQNTMLVKALLKRGANASTARATGHFFRRSSQNLFYFGEHVLSFAACVGNEEIVQLLIENGADIKAQDSLGNTVLHILVLQPNKTFACHMYSLILSYDRNKEGPGSLELIPNNEGLSPFKLAGVEGNTVMFQYLMQKRKQNLWSFGPLSTVLYDITEIDSWAEDQSFLELIVSTKKREARQILDLTPVKELVSLKWNMYGRPYFCFLALFYILYMVCFTMCCVYRPLKPRTGNRTSSRDNTVYVQKMLQESYVAYEDELRLVGELITVIGAVVILVLEIPDILRVGAAKYFGQTILGGPFHIIVITYACMILVTMVMRLTSTTGEVVPMSFALVLGWCNVMYFARGFQMLGPFTIMIQKMIFGDLMRFCWLMAVVILGFASAFYIIFQTENPENLGQFYNYPMSLFTTFELFLTIIDGPANYDVDLPFMYSVVYFAFAIIATLLMLNLLIAMMGDTHWRVAHEQDELWRAQVVATTVMLERKLPRCLWPRSGICGREFGLGDRWYLRIEDRVDPNKHKMMRYTEAFKVQDRDNYDKGSEKLETNGDTLFKKEMSALSLSRSTSRTSSHRGWEILRRNTFRQLCGEVGPAVDEEVYDV
- the LOC119705762 gene encoding transient receptor potential cation channel subfamily V member 6-like isoform X3, whose protein sequence is MYDNLEAAVALMEAAPELINERMTSELYEGQTALHIAAANQNTMLVKALLKRGANASTARATGHFFRRSSQNLFYFGEHVLSFAACVGNEEIVQLLIENGADIKAQDSLGNTVLHILVLQPNKTFACHMYSLILSYDRNKEGPGSLELIPNNEGLSPFKLAGVEGNTVMFQYLMQKRKQNLWSFGPLSTVLYDITEIDSWAEDQSFLELIVSTKKREARQILDLTPVKELVSLKWNMYGRPYFCFLALFYILYMVCFTMCCVYRPLKPRTGNRTSSRDNTVYVQKMLQESYVAYEDELRLVGELITVIGAVVILVLEIPDILRVGAAKYFGQTILGGPFHIIVITYACMILVTMVMRLTSTTGEVVPMSFALVLGWCNVMYFARGFQMLGPFTIMIQKMIFGDLMRFCWLMAVVILGFASAFYIIFQTENPENLGQFYNYPMSLFTTFELFLTIIDGPANYDVDLPFMYSVVYFAFAIIATLLMLNLLIAMMGDTHWRVAHEQDELWRAQVVATTVMLERKLPRCLWPRSGICGREFGLGDRWYLRIEDRVDPNKHKMMRYTEAFKVQDRDNYDKGSEKLETNGDTLFKKEMSALSLSRSTSRTSSHRGWEILRRNTFRQLCGEVGPAVDEEVYDV
- the LOC119705762 gene encoding transient receptor potential cation channel subfamily V member 6-like isoform X1; this translates as MGVPLFGESNSFYSRIWNGLSQKLQGKKSWDKHLDEIYLLQQKRIWESPLLQAAKENNLAAIRKLLTDGTCDIYQRGAVGETALHVAAMYDNLEAAVALMEAAPELINERMTSELYEGQTALHIAAANQNTMLVKALLKRGANASTARATGHFFRRSSQNLFYFGEHVLSFAACVGNEEIVQLLIENGADIKAQDSLGNTVLHILVLQPNKTFACHMYSLILSYDRNKEGPGSLELIPNNEGLSPFKLAGVEGNTVMFQYLMQKRKQNLWSFGPLSTVLYDITEIDSWAEDQSFLELIVSTKKREARQILDLTPVKELVSLKWNMYGRPYFCFLALFYILYMVCFTMCCVYRPLKPRTGNRTSSRDNTVYVQKMLQESYVAYEDELRLVGELITVIGAVVILVLEIPDILRVGAAKYFGQTILGGPFHIIVITYACMILVTMVMRLTSTTGEVVPMSFALVLGWCNVMYFARGFQMLGPFTIMIQKMIFGDLMRFCWLMAVVILGFASAFYIIFQTENPENLGQFYNYPMSLFTTFELFLTIIDGPANYDVDLPFMYSVVYFAFAIIATLLMLNLLIAMMGDTHWRVAHEQDELWRAQVVATTVMLERKLPRCLWPRSGICGREFGLGDRWYLRIEDRVDPNKHKMMRYTEAFKVQDRDNYDKGSEKLETNGDTLFKKEMSALSLSRSTSRTSSHRGWEILRRNTFRQLCGEVGPAVDEEVYDV